The DNA window TCCGTTTGCCTATTCCGCTGTCCTTAATATTATAAACGATCTTGATCATGTTGCAGGGGTTTATACGTTTTCTGAGTCAGGTAACCGTATCATCGGAATACTTGGATTGATTCATCTTTTTTTAGCCGTTACATTCATCCCATTCCTTCCGGTTTACTCTTATTTTATGATAAGACGTTTAAAAGATTTACAGGAAAAAAAATGGATACTTACCTTATTAACAATGGTTTCTTTCGTGCTATTTGCCTGGCTTATTACTGCTCTAGCCGGCTTACTTCTTGACTATGATATTTCTTCTACGATGAGTGTCCTGGCTTTATGTGCAACATTCATCATTCATTGGACCTCTTATATAGGCATTTACAAATATAAACTTGCCAAAAATAAAGAGGCCATCTCCAATTTTCTAAACAATGATCCGGCTATTTCGTATCCCAATCTGCAAATTGTAGAAAATAATACACCACAAGAATATAAGGAATCTATCACAGCGGATAATCTTTATTTTCAAAAACTGGAACTTCTTTGCAAGGATCAGCACATTTATACCGACAGTACCTTAAACAGAGAAAAAGTCGCTGAAAAACTAGGCATAAGTGCGGGATATGTTTCACAAATTGTAAACACGATCACAGGAGACAACTTTGCCCATTATATCAATCAATATCGAGTGGAAGCAGTGAAGGAAATGATTTCAAATTCGGAATATGACAACTATACTTTGCTGACGATGGGATTAGAATCCGGGTTTACTTCAAAAACGACTTTTTATAAAGCCTTTAAAAAAGTTACGGGTCAGACCCCCAATGAATATAAAAATACCAGCAAATAAGTACCATTTTATCCAGTTTTAAGGTTTTGAAACCCGTTCTAATTTTTATTATTTGAGTTTTGCATTCAAATAATTCAAATTAATTTTTTATGAAAAAAACCTTTTTACTACTCATCATTTTGTTTGCTTTTTATTCTGTGAATGCTCAAAATGAAACTGATGCAAACCCTTATCAGAAAAACAATGAAATCAAATTAAATTTAATAGCGCCGTTATCCGGTGCTGTGGAAGCGGGTTATGAACGACATTTAAATAAAAACTCATCACTGGGGATCTCTGGATTTTTTGTTTATGATCATAAAAAAGAAAAGGATACGAATTACTTCATCTCCCCATACTACAGATACTATTTTGGAAAAAAATACGCTTCCGGATTTTTTGTTGAAGGATTTGGAATGTTCACGTCCATTGATGGAAAAAAAATATACTCAGCAGACCACCTCACATTCACTGAAAATAAGGATATTTATGATGTTGCACTGGGTGCGGGTCTTGGCTGGAAACTGGTCACAAAAAAAGGA is part of the Chryseobacterium paludis genome and encodes:
- a CDS encoding DUF3575 domain-containing protein, with the translated sequence MKKTFLLLIILFAFYSVNAQNETDANPYQKNNEIKLNLIAPLSGAVEAGYERHLNKNSSLGISGFFVYDHKKEKDTNYFISPYYRYYFGKKYASGFFVEGFGMFTSIDGKKIYSADHLTFTENKDIYDVALGAGLGWKLVTKKGLVFEANAGYGKLLFNGDKTEHGVVAKFGLSIGYRF
- a CDS encoding helix-turn-helix domain-containing protein, which translates into the protein MIYTTLLNIAIFQGIVLGLVILKSSLFNSNSNKYLACLLFTLSIKLLNHVFEIQQVFTSYPLLHIIDNIEWVFLMPAFLFLFIKSRTDHTGKWKQKNYLFFIPFAYSAVLNIINDLDHVAGVYTFSESGNRIIGILGLIHLFLAVTFIPFLPVYSYFMIRRLKDLQEKKWILTLLTMVSFVLFAWLITALAGLLLDYDISSTMSVLALCATFIIHWTSYIGIYKYKLAKNKEAISNFLNNDPAISYPNLQIVENNTPQEYKESITADNLYFQKLELLCKDQHIYTDSTLNREKVAEKLGISAGYVSQIVNTITGDNFAHYINQYRVEAVKEMISNSEYDNYTLLTMGLESGFTSKTTFYKAFKKVTGQTPNEYKNTSK